Part of the Conexivisphaerales archaeon genome, TGACAAACCCAATGTACGAACCCTAAACATCAAATAATAACAAACATCACCAAAAGAATTCAATAAATATATTTTCATCTTTAATATTCGAATTCCTTGCAGTAATTACGCAAGATAAAGCATCGTATTCAGAGATGAATTCCCAATAACTTTTTATCTACATCGCGCAAGGTGATTACGGTCCCGCCCCGCGGTAAGGGTTAAAGATTCCCCCGTAGGCTCAGCCTGGTAGAGCTTCCGACACCAGTTGTTAGCTGACTGGTGGGAGACGCTGTAGTGGCTGGCCTTGGTCAGCCCACCCAGCCTACTAGGCGAACAGAAACCGGAGTGTCGCAGGCTCAAATCCTGCCCGCGGGACCACATTTTAACGTATGAATAGATAAATACCTGTATTTCGAGGAAACTATACATGAGCACCGACGAAAAGAAACCCAGAAGACGATCAGTCAAGCAAAGACAACAGAAAGAGCAAAAGGAGCAAAAAAGAAGGCCAACGCGAAGTAGAAGAAAAATTCCTCAAGAAGAACCAAAAAAAGAGGAAGCAAAGGAGAAGAAAAAGGAACAAACTCAAATAAAACTAAGTTCTCCGGTTTTCGCTTCAGTCAAAGCAAGGTTGCATGAGGTAAATAAAGTAAGAATTGGAAAAGGTTTTTCCTTGGCTGAGATAGCTAAGGTGGGCCTAAGTGCTTCCCTAGCCAGAAAACTTGGATTATATGTAGATCCACGTAGAAAATCATCTCATGAAGAGAATATTAGAATATTGAACAGTGCGTTAAGAAAGATCACTTCCTGATCTCATGTGTTCAAATAAGAATTCCTGATATATACCTGCATAGTGACCAAAATAGTTTCTTGCTTTTTCTGACACCCTCTCGTATCCCTTAACTGTTAATCCAGTTTTCTTTGGGTTTACATCAATTAGCGACGGATAATATTTTGCCAGCCCGCGAAAAACCCATCTATCTATAGGAAATGCCTCCATCTTCTCAAAAGCAAAGAGAAGAACACAGTCTGCTACTTTGGGTCCTATTCCCTTAATATGACTCTTGCCGTATAATAGGGCGCTCCAAGCATCTTGATAACTCTGCTTCCTTATCACTTCAAAATCCAGGCTTCCGTTAACTATCCGCTTAGCAAAGTCTACAAGATATGTCCATTTTCTTCCTAGGAATTTGGCGGTAGGTCTTTTCATATTGAGTAACTCATTCGGTTGAGGGATTAAACGAATGCAATAGTCATTTTCGCAGATAGATGAGCTGGAGGCTGATAATCGATCAAGAACGGATTCAATAGCAATTATGCTTATACCCGAAGAGATTATGTATGCTATAAAGCAGTCCCAGGGTTCCTGCCTGACGATTCTTAATCCATTATATTTCTTCATTATTGATTGTGTGATTTGGTCCTTTGGAAAGGTGTCAAGCACCCTTCTATAATCCAAATCCAGCATAAAGAACCATCTGATGTCATCTTCTTTTAGTTCTGGGTTTGATCTGAATTCTAATACATTCTTATTGCAACGAAGCAGAACAGCAGATCCCTTTATGGGTCCTAGCCATGAATCATCAATCTTTCTCCATCGGAACACTTGACCGCTTCCAAGTGTCAAATCTAGGCTAAGTGTTTCATCCAAGCGCACTTTCTTTAACAAATGCTTAAGCAAAAGAAGATTCCTAAATAAATTCTTAGTATCATTTGGTGAAGTTTTTAACTTAGTAAGCATGTATTCATCAGGCGATATAACTTGAGCAAGAAGCCGTTCACCGCTACAGGGGATAAAGGCGAGACATCAGTAGCAACAGGACGAGTGGCAAAGGATTCGTTGGTGGTGCAAGCCCTAGGGGATATAGATGAACTGGATTGCTTTCTTGGGTTTGCAAGGACAAAGGTACAAACTCAAGAGGTGAAAGAGCTGCTAAAGCAAATTCAGCTAAAGTTGTTTACTTATGCAGCTGTAATTCATAATATGAGAGAATACAAAATAACGCAGGTTGATGTTGAATGGCTGGAGCAAAAAGCTATAGAATTTGACAAAGAATTGCCTGAATTAAGGCACTTTATTCTTCCTGCTGGAAGTGAAGGAAGTATAGCATTGCACATTGCTAGGGCAGTATGCAGAAGAGCGGAAAGAAGTGTAGTGGCTCTTGATAGGCAAAGAAAACTACCTGAGCATAGTATACCTTTCATAAACAGACTCTCTTCATTACTTTTTGTTCTTGCGAGGTACATTAATGTCAAAGAAGGGATTAATGAAGAGCTTGTAGCTTAATTTGATCAATAAAGAATTACTCGGAGTCAAAAACAAGAGGTAGAAAATGTCCATCAGATTTGAATCTTTGGAAGAGTTATCTGAGGAAATAATAGCCTGTAGTCTGTGTCCGAGACTCGTGAGATTTCGCGAAACAGTACCTGCGAGGAAAGCCTTTACTAATACTCAGTACTGGAGGAAGCCTGTTCCGGGATTTGGGGACCCGGAAGCTTGGCTAGTGATAGTAGGTCTTGCACCTGCGGCGCATGGAGGAAATAGGACTGGTAGAGTCTTTACTGGGGATGAAACAGGCAGATTCCTTGTGCAAGCACTGTATAGAACAGGGTTTGCAAATCAACCTGAATCTGTGTCCAGGGATGACGGTCTAAAACTGAAGGGTTGCTTTTTGACGGCAACTGTAAAATGCGTACCTCCAGATAACAAGCCTACAAGAGAAGAATGCAACAATTGTAGTAGATACCTTGATGCCGAGTTCTATTTGCTGAAGAATAAGAAGGCCATTCTCGCACTTGGTAAAATAGCCTTCGATGCATGCTTGGACTATGTAAAGAGGGTTGGCAAGAGTGTAAGAGGCTTAAAATTCGCCCATGGAGCAAGGTATCAAATAGACGGAGTGCCAGAACTGTATGCATCATACCATCCCACACCACGCAACACTTACACCAAGAAACTAACAATGGAAATGATGACAGACCTCTTAGATAAGATAAAGCAGAATCATATGCCTCGCTAAGGCTATGATTCATTGGCAAGTCTCTTTGTTAGAATATTAGCCAAAATTATTATACTTCTTTGCTAAAACGATAAATTTATTAGGGTGCTGATATCTAATAAAGGGAGGTGGCTGATCGCTTGGATAAAAAGGCAGTAGTAAAGGAGCTCGCCCCGATAGCTGTACTGGCACTATTAGGTGTTGCACCTATCATCCTAGACTGGGTGGGCGGGGTAGTAAACCTAGGTTAACGACTAGTGCGTTATCTTAACACTTCACATTTTTATTTAATCTCGCAAGAAGACCCCGTCCTCAAGGGCGGGGTAGTTCACTGTTTATATGCCATCTGAAAGTTCTGTAGGCCAGATACATTTCTCTTTATATCGAAAGTCCATTTTCTAAAGGTTGGATCATATAAATTATAAGGCAGGGTAAACGCTCCGGATTCGAAAACATCAAGGACTCTCTCTTCTAGCTTTGAGCTCAAGTCTCCTAAATTTTTGTGCATATAATATTTA contains:
- a CDS encoding ribosomal protein L13e — its product is MSTDEKKPRRRSVKQRQQKEQKEQKRRPTRSRRKIPQEEPKKEEAKEKKKEQTQIKLSSPVFASVKARLHEVNKVRIGKGFSLAEIAKVGLSASLARKLGLYVDPRRKSSHEENIRILNSALRKITS
- a CDS encoding DNA glycosylase, with product MDETLSLDLTLGSGQVFRWRKIDDSWLGPIKGSAVLLRCNKNVLEFRSNPELKEDDIRWFFMLDLDYRRVLDTFPKDQITQSIMKKYNGLRIVRQEPWDCFIAYIISSGISIIAIESVLDRLSASSSSICENDYCIRLIPQPNELLNMKRPTAKFLGRKWTYLVDFAKRIVNGSLDFEVIRKQSYQDAWSALLYGKSHIKGIGPKVADCVLLFAFEKMEAFPIDRWVFRGLAKYYPSLIDVNPKKTGLTVKGYERVSEKARNYFGHYAGIYQEFLFEHMRSGSDLS
- a CDS encoding cob(I)yrinic acid a,c-diamide adenosyltransferase, whose protein sequence is MSKKPFTATGDKGETSVATGRVAKDSLVVQALGDIDELDCFLGFARTKVQTQEVKELLKQIQLKLFTYAAVIHNMREYKITQVDVEWLEQKAIEFDKELPELRHFILPAGSEGSIALHIARAVCRRAERSVVALDRQRKLPEHSIPFINRLSSLLFVLARYINVKEGINEELVA
- a CDS encoding uracil-DNA glycosylase, which encodes MRFRETVPARKAFTNTQYWRKPVPGFGDPEAWLVIVGLAPAAHGGNRTGRVFTGDETGRFLVQALYRTGFANQPESVSRDDGLKLKGCFLTATVKCVPPDNKPTREECNNCSRYLDAEFYLLKNKKAILALGKIAFDACLDYVKRVGKSVRGLKFAHGARYQIDGVPELYASYHPTPRNTYTKKLTMEMMTDLLDKIKQNHMPR